ttttcacaaacatATGGCAAGCATCTCAGCTTAGTGACCAAAATACAAGGGCGAATCAGCAACTTAAAATCACGCGACCACAATATCATCCAAGTAGGCTCAAATCAATAGCATATCCTCAATAAGATGTTTTCACTCTAGAGTTCTCGGTTTCTATCTCACATATGAAGCAACAGAAATGAAGCGTAAGCGATACCTTGAAGAAAAACAACGAAGGCCCTTGAATGACGATGGAATCATAGAGAGAACTCGTTAGAGACAATGACACTCTAGCAACTGCAATGGTACCCGAGCTGATGATTTCAGAAAAAGTGTCAGATCTGAGAAGTTAAACTCCGGCGTCGTGGATTTTGAACGATGGATGAATCCTCCGATCACAATCGCCGATCGCTATGCTTCGTCTTCTATATCCGAAAATGGCGAGAGATGAGGCAGGTCTCCTAGAAAGAGCTATATCCCGAGAGCCAAAGAGGGTGATTCGCAGAGAAAGAGTCGGATCCGACGGAGAGCCGCATCGAGCCACAGATTGGGAGCCGCTGTCATCACTGCCGTCATCACCACCTCTGTCGCCACCATCGCCAATTGGCTTCGGATCTGAACCCCGCTCCTTGAGTTCCTTAGCCGGTAGTTGCTTTGTCTTCTGGGGCTCGAGAAGATCCGGAGGAGGATTGAAAACGAAAACTAGCCACTCTCTAATTCCAGACAACAAGTCCGACGACGGGAACCGAAAAGATGTGACGATGGAAACGGAGGAGAAGGATTAGGGTTTCCAGATCCACCATGGAAGCTCCATCAAGTAGttatagagagagggaggatcGAGAGAGAATCCGTGAGCGAGAGCGTCTGGGAGAGCCCCCAAAGAGAGAATCCCGAGAGCCCTTTTTTCAGAGAGAGAACCCGTGAGAGAGAATTCGCGCGCGAAAAAAATGAGCGAGCGAGCCctggggggagagagaaaaaaaaatgtaaaagtcAGAGCcccttttatatattttttcaatgtttttcccctttttctttttgttttctctcttttttttttttttttaatgttttcattcttttttattcttctttttttttcttttttgctctttattttttatgtttttcttgcaaaatgaaTGTTTAAAACATCGACAAAAATTTTGGGTATCAACAAAGGTAAGTTCGACACTCTCATTGTCtctctatatgtagatgatctcataTATATAGGAAACAATGAGACGATGATCCAAgaattcaaagaagaaatgatgaagacatttgaGATGACAGACTTGGGCTCGATGCATTACTTCCTTGGCATCGAGATCGACCAAAATGAAGGAGTGTTTATCTCGCAGAAGAAATATACTGAGAACctcttgaagaaattcaagatgaactATCGCAAAGCAGTTTCAACTCTGCTCATGACAAATGAGAAACTATTAAAAGAAGATGGAGCAGATAAAGTTGATGCCTCCCTCTATAGAAGTCTGATTGGCAGTCTGCTATATCTCACTGCTACACGATCGGATATTATGTATGCGACAAATCTACTATCATGATTCATGCAAACTCCGAGTCAAATTCACTTTGGAGCTGCTAAAAGAATTCTCAAATATTTACGAGGAACTATAGATTAGGGCATTTGGTATCGGCCAAGTACAAATGCCAAGCTCATTGGCTACATTGATAATGATTGAGCAAGTTCAGCTGATGATAGGAGAAGTACTACTGGCTATGCATTCACACTGGGTTCTGGAATATTCTCATGGGCATCCAAAAAACAAGACTTAGTAGCACAGTCTATTGCAGAAGCTAAATACATCGCAGCTGCTACAACCGCCAAtcaagcaatatggcttcgaagaattctagaagacattggagaagTACAGACAGAACCGACTCCATTACTTTGCGACAATAAATCGGCGCTTACTATATCAAAGAATCCAATATTCCATGGAAAAATCAAACATATCGATATCAAATATCACTTCATAATAACGAAAAGATCAGGCTGAAATATTGCAAAACTAACGAACAAGtagcggacatattcactaaaGCACTATCGCAAGACAAGTTCGAGACATTACGGGAAATGCTTGGAGTAACACGAAATTGGATCAAGGAGGAGTGTTAGATTATTGATCtaatttctagaaacttcatgaaagatttgagctagaaaatataagaaaaaaccTAGAAGAGTCTATGGAATTAT
The nucleotide sequence above comes from Eucalyptus grandis isolate ANBG69807.140 chromosome 2, ASM1654582v1, whole genome shotgun sequence. Encoded proteins:
- the LOC120290579 gene encoding uncharacterized mitochondrial protein AtMg00810-like; the protein is MIQEFKEEMMKTFEMTDLGSMHYFLGIEIDQNEGVFISQKKYTENLLKKFKMNYRKAVSTLLMTNEKLLKEDGADKVDASLYRSLIGSLLYLTATRSDIMYATNLLS